CCAGCTGTGACACTTGATGAATGGAAAATGTTCTAACACAGCACCAGGCACAGCCAAGTGCTCTGTAAAATTATTTAACAGAGGTGATGCTGGGACTGTCACCGGAAGCTGAGGCAGAACAACAGCAAAGGATGTTAACCAGGCCCAGGGGGCGCCAGCTTACAGGGCGTCTATGCGGGCGGCCAGCACGGGCTCAAGGCCGCTGGGCCTCATGGCGGGGAGTTGGGTCTGCGTCTCCTCTCCAACCCCTTGCCAGTCTTCCGCACTGGAGCGTGTCCGGATATGTCACGAAGGCAGAAGCAGGCATGCCCCGGACACCTGCCGGCAGAGAACCAGCAGCCACACACCCAACCATGGGGCAGCCGCAGGGGACGTGACCCTGGCTTTGAACTCGCGCTCTAGCACTCCCGACCCACGGGACTACGGGCCAGTTGCTCGGCCTCTGTGAGCCTTCGCTTCCTTGCTTCCAGCTGTGGACAGCATCACCCTCACGGGACAGCTCGGGAAGGCCTAGCTCTACCCAGGCTGGGGCCGCCCTCAGGTCACGGCCAGGGCGTCGCGGACGGGGCTGTGACAGGCACGGCCACCGCCGAGGGTTTAGTAACCGGTGACGGAGAAGTGGCCCGACGTGTTTTCTATCAATAGCCACCCCACCGCACCCTATCCCACCCTCCCGCCTTCCTTGCTCGGCTTCAGACGCTACAAGACCGTACGCCACCTACGACGTTTCGGCGTCCGAAGGCCAGGCAACCGCACGACAGGGAACTTCTATCAGGCAGGTGAAGAGGTGGGCAGGCCTCCTGGAGGGAAACGGCGGCCGGGCCGTCCCTGGGAGAGACTGGCGGTTGGCCAGGGAGGGGAAGGCCTCAGCCACGGAAAACGTGCACAGGGCTCTGAgccgggggagcagggggaggccgCGGCAAGAGCCCCGCTCATGGTCACCCCCAGCCACCTGCTTTCTGAGAAGTGCTAACACGAGTACTCACTTCTCCAAAGGCTCTGCAGGTGACAAACAAGCGTCCCCCGAAAAGGGTGGCGAGACGCCACCGCGTGGGGGCACCTCCTGGTTATGATGGCTTCGCTTTTCTGACCTGCCTTCTCCACACAAACTGCCACTTTCCTCTGCCAGGCTTACGTGGTTTCCGGTGAAGGGAAAAGGACAGCCTGAAAGCGTAGCAGGGACTTCACAAATCTAGAAATTCTGTTACATATTCGAGTCCCCCGTGGACAGGCGCTCCTGGCCTGCTGCCACCGGAGTCCTGGATTCAAGGCGCCGCCAGCCCAGAGAGAGATGCGGCATCTCTGTGGCAACCAGTCTCAGAGAGCCCCACCTGCAGCCTGcacccccccctgccccccccctccgTTTCCCAGGGGCTGCTTGGCGACCTCCCTCCCTCGTCAGCAGTGACAGCCTGTCATGGGCTTCCGGGACGCTTCTGCGGTGATGCCCCTTCTGGACGAAGCCTTCGCACCTGGGTGCAGAGCAAGGCTCACACCCAGCTCCCGGTACCTCTGCCTCCCAGTCCTAAGCCTCGTAACTAACTACAGCTGTCAGGTTTAGCAGCTGAAGACGCTTCAGTTTGAAGTTCAGATAAATGATGGAGAAACACCTACGCtacaaattatttgctttttatctgaaatttaactAGCATCCAGTATTCTACCTGGCAATCCCGTATCACACAGTTCCCTATTTGGCTTCGGGGACTACCCATTAGTGCTTGGGTGGTAATCTCCTAGGGGTTAAAGATCTCACCCGGCTGACCTTCGGGTCAATGACAGAAACCCTgtgtaaatactcagtaaatcAGAAAGACGAGGGGAGCGTAAGGCCATGTGACTATTTGGAAGTACCTGGTATAAAATTACTGAAAACGCATCCTGTTAaacttctctcaaaaaaaaaaacaaaaaacaaaaaaaacacacacacacactaacactTGAAGAATACTTTGGGATAGGTTTTTGGCAATTTAAGTGTGTCCCTTGGAACATACACTGGTGTATCTGTGTGTTTCTCCAGAACGGCTGATggttttagaataaataaaatctaaaaaaaaaaaaaaaaaaaaaattctatttgtcaCTGATTTCCCCCATCATCGGGAAGCTGGGATTGCATTAGCACAATGAAAGATAACTGTGAGGTCTGCAATATTCTCTTTAAGAATACGTGGAGTCAAAAGCACGTTACAGAACGTTTGAGATTTTAGAAGCTGCTGTGCGGAGTCTGGGAGGCAGTTTGTCCAGCCAAAGCAGCAGGTTCACCATGGCTGATGAGTTCTACTTTTGCCCTAACTGGCCTCCTGTCCCCAAGTAATCCTGCTACCGCCTCCTGAAGGGATGAGATGGATGGACGTTCGTGACCCAAGGGGCCCCGGACTGTTTTCACGCCCAAACACCTAcatttaacgcctgccttcaccAGCAGCCCCTGGAGGGCCGAGACGGTGGGAACAGGATTCTGGGTGCAAGGGCACACAGGGGAAAGCTCTCCAGCAGGCAAGCCCCTGCTCCCCAGACTGAGGGAGGAGCTAGAAACGGGGTCGTGGGCAAAAGGGTCCCACGCCTTCCACCCTGCCCCttgtcctccccactccctggccAGCCAGGCCACAGCCTCCCCTCCAGGAAGTGGCGCTCAGGGCCTGACGGGCCCTCTTACcagtgtgtgtgagcatgtgccTCTGGAGGGAGCTAGCCCAGGGGAAGACCCGGGGGCAGTGGGGACAGTTGATCTTCTGCAGGCAGTTGGCGTAGGAGTTCCGCTTCACCCTCAGCAGTTTGTCTTCCGGAGGGCTGCCCTGCTCTTCGTCACTGGGCCCGTTGTGGTCTGCGGGGGCTCCGGCCACCTCGTCCTGAGCATCGTCCTCCGTGGTCTGTAGAAACGGACTGAACTTGTTGGTGTCCGTCGTGGCCAGCATCTTCTCGATGCTGGCGAACTCCCCGCTGGAGTCCAGGTCCACCGCGCCGCTGCTGGAGCGGGGCCGGCTCCTCATGCCCTTCCTCCGGCCCCTCTTCTTGGATGAGCCCGCGGGCCCCTGCTCGGTGGGTGAGGCCGCCTCTGGGCTGTTGGCAGGAGGGGACGGGTCGCTGGATTCTTTGGGGCCGGCGGAGTTGGCGGGGGCGGTGGCAGCTCTGGGAACAGTGCTTCCTAAGCTGTCTGGGGCCGTGCTGGGGCTGCCGGCGCTCGTGGGCCCCGGGTCGGCCACCTTAGCCTTCAGCAAGGTGGGCGCCGAGGACACGGACGAGATGATCTGGGCGATGGAGGCCAGCGGGGGCAGCTCTTCCGTCACGGGGGGCTTTGGCAAGAGCAGGGGGGGCTTGGGGCGCAGGGGCCGCAGCAACGCCGGGCTGCTGATGAGGGTGGAGCCACCCAAGATGGGGGAGCTGTTGACCAGCGCGGAGGAGTAGATGGGGACGGCCAGCTGGACAGAGCCCCGCAGGGGCTGAGCGTGGGCTTCCAGAGTGCTGGCTGCAGAGGCCACGGGCTTCTCCGGGCCCCCACCGGGCCCCAAGGGCACTGGCAGCGGAGGGCACGGCGGAGGGCAGGGGGACGGCTGCTCGCCACTGCCCGGTTCCTGCTCAGGCTTCTTGGCTTCGCCAGCAGCACCCACGTCCTTGTCTCCTTTCCTCAAGTTCTTGGGGATGGACAGGTCAATGGGCTCCATGGAGCAGTCATAGGGGGCCGCGGAGGCGGGGCTCAGGAAGGCCGCACTCTCCTGCTTTACTTGCACCAGGGCCAGGCCCTTCTGGGAGAAGTCCAGCGGCTCGTTGAAGTCCACCGCGAAGTTGCTGGCGGGCTCCAGCTTGACCGAGACGTGGGGCGGCAGGGGCTGCGCGGGGCCCCCGTGGAGAAAGCCGTTCTGCGGCTCCAGGAAGGCGGCCAGGGGCTTGCGATCGCCAAACGGCCCGCCCCCGTCCTCCACCCTCCCTGAGGCCTCGGCGGCCGCCTCGGCGGGACTCAGGCCATCAGTGGCCAGGACGTAGCTCTCAATGTCGTGCTCGGGCACGTGCAGGTGCTGCTTCAGGATGTGGTGGATGCAGTTGCGCTTGGCCGAGAAGGCGGCGCTGCACTCCTTGCACTCGAAGGGCTTGCGGCCCTTGGGGCAGCCGCCCAGGCCGCGGCCGCAGTGCGTGCGCATGTGGATGCGCAGGGCCCGGTAGTGCTTCAGGTCCTCGCCGCACAGCCGGCACACCGTGTCCGGGGAGCAGAAGGCGTCCACCATCTCGGCGGTGCTGCTGGTCACGTACTCGATGTTCTTCTCGATGTCCTTGCGCGTGGCCTTGAGGTGCTTCTTACGCAGGTGCCGCTCACAGTTGGCCTTGACGGTGAAGGGGTAGTGGCAGATCTTGCAGATGTAGGGCCGCTCGCCGCTGTGTGTGCGCAGGTGGCGGATGAGCGCGGCCTTGTCGGCCGCGATGTAGTCGCAGATGTTGCACTGGTAGGGCGAGATGCCCAGGTGGGAGCGCACATGCGCGCGCAGCACCCCGGAGAAGGCGAACACCTGGTTGCAGAAGCGGCAGGGGTAGAGCACCTTGCGCATGGCTGGCGCCTTCTTGCTGCCGGGCCCCGTCATGATGGCCTTGAGGTCCCCCTCTGTGATCTCCTGCTTGATCTTGGCCTCCATGCTCAGGGGCAGCAGGGCCTCGATGATGCTGTCTTGCTCCAGCTGCGTCTTCATCTCAGCCTGGCCTGGCAGTTCCAGCCGCGGCTGCTGCAGGAAAAGCTGTGTGGCCGTGTCCGGCTGGGCCCCGGCCTGGGACTGCAGCAGGTGGGCGCTGGAGGCCGCCTCCATGGGGCCTTTGAGGAGCTtcaggggcggcggggggaggctggggctgaTGCAGCCGGGGGAGGCCTGCTGGGCGTTGAGGAGCGGCGGGGGCGTGGACGTGGCCACCACCGTCCGCGGGGTGACCAGGGGCTTTGGCTTCAGAGGGGGCATGTGTTTGAAGATGGCCTGCAGAGGGGCAGCGGGGGCCTTGGAGAGAGGTGGAAGACTGATCTGAGGGGGCGCAGAGGCCGCCATCTTCAGAATCTGCTGGATGTCAGCCAGCTCGATGGCGGACTCGCCAGAGATGGGCTTGACCACAATACTACTGTCGGGCTGGATGATGAAGCCCTTCTGGAAGGGCTGCAAGGACAGGTGCTTCATGCTCTCCTTGGTGGCCGGGAGGACCGTGAGAGAGCCGCCCAGGGAAGCAGCTTCAAAAGGAGACAGACTCAGAATGTTGGTGCAGCCGGGGTCCTGAGGTAGCTGACACTTGAGTGTCTGGAGCTGTATTGCTTGGTTGTCATCTGGCAAGGGCTCCTCGGCGGGGGCAGGCCTGACGTCTTTGGTGTGCTGCAGGCCCAGCAAGGCCAGGAAGGCCTTCTGGTCCAGGGCGTCCCCCGGCAGGGTCTTGGCCGGCAGCCTTTCCCGTCCCTGGTCCGTGGCCACGTGGGTCTGTCTGTGCAGGGCGAGCGAGGAGAGCATGGGGAACGCCTTGTCACACGTGTCGCAGACGAACCGGTGCTGCTCGCTGATGCACCTCCGTAGGTTTGTCTCACACCAGGCCTGCGTGGAAGCGGGTCGGCAACAGCAAGGGAACAGAGAGGGTTTAAAAATCATCACTTCCCCCGAGGGGCAGAAACCTATCTGCTGTCCGGTtgccccagcacccagcctgggcctcccgccacccccgccccccggcttGCTAACGCCCATCCCCGACTCAATCAGGGAACCCGCAGAGCATCCTAAGCACCTTCCTGCCTGGTGAATGACATCAACCCCAGGGTATCTCAGAGAAGCAGTGAAACACGGTTAAGTAATAACAGCACAAAGATAGGACAAAGTCTCTTTCAGAACATGGTGTTCTGGAAAACTACCGGGATGGGGACTTCCTACCACCAGGGGAGAAGTGACTATACCTTCTTGATTGTGGGACAAAGGGCGTTGCCTGGGCAGGGGCATGAGGAGGGGGGGGAGGGTCACGTGAGTGCATACATGTGGGTAAATACGTATGTGTCTATACATACGGAATAATTCACTGAACTTGAGGCTTTTGTGCCTCAAGGGTTTCCCTGTTGATACCctgtatctcaatttttttttttttaaagtagtttccaAGTAGTTTTGGCAGGTGTTTTACAGGCAGAGAACAAACATGGTTCGGGTTAATAATGACCCCAAACATCTTTAATATAAACTGCGACACCGGCACTGGGAATATTTACCTGTAATATGCCtattaaggaaaaatttaaaaaatacaaacgcAATTCAGATAGacaggggtggggtaggggtggtgAGCAATTCACAACTTTAAATCCAAACGCCCCAAGAATGGGAAAGCAGACACAGGTTAGTAAGAAActcaacacaaaataaaaacccaccCGGCAGCTCAATGACCCGATGGAGACTGAAAGACCGAGTGGAGTTTCAAGAAAAAAGGttgttatatatgaaaaaaagacaaacccaaCTGACAACATTTTAAGGAAGGGAAGCCTCAGGGttttggggtgggagtggggggtctGGTCTACTCAGCCCGTGCGGAGGTGGCTTCCGGGTCCATGGGCCGAGCCAAATACCTGAGAAATTCGAGGGAACTTCCTACAGGAGAAGTCAGTGAATCCTAAGTCATGGAAGCCAGCAGGAATGGAAGGGTTGTTCTGTATGAAAGGCCTTCCCATTGCGTCCCTGGGAAGTTGTTTGTGGACGAGCGCATTGTGACGCAGCAATCCTCGGTGTGTTCGAAAGGTAACGCAGCAAATGTCACATCTGGCAGAAAAAAACGGACAGGATATAAGGGGGCCGCTCAGAGTTTCCGCTTGTCCAGTAGcgcactgtattttcttttttctttaagatttattctatttatttatgatagacatgagagagagagagagagagagagagagaggggggaagagggagaagcaggctccatgccgggagcccgacgtgggactcgatcccgggactccaggatcgtgccctgggccaaaggcaggcgctaaaccgctgagccacccagggatccccgcgcACTGTATTTTCTGTTGCTTCATctcaatcaaaacaaaaatgacagGATACCAAGAAGCCTCTCTGCTCGTGGTTAGCACCGAGAAAacgcttcctttaaaaaaagactgtatttcaCCAACTTCTGGATACGCAATCTTTGCAGACAGAACAGGGAGGTACGTCCGGTAAGACAGCTGGGAACCTGAGGCTTACTTGTTCTTACCTGAATTACGCAGCACAGATGGTCATTTTGAAGGTGTCTCTCCCACCCTTCGCTGCACAGATTCTAATTATCATAAGTGCTTAAAAAGTCAAATAGCACACATTTGCACACACTCTACAGCATCCCCCGTCTCTGATGGGGATGAAAGGAAGAGGATGAAATGATAATCAGGTTCTCCAACCGAACTAGTAGCACAAGACAGTGACTATGTATTTAATTCTGATATTATTAAGCATCGTGATCTGAAAAAGCACCATTGCTCCTACACTAAAGAGCAAAGCATCCTGCAGGGGCACCAACCATGCCCCTCGCAGGCAGGTGGGCatcctttcatgttttttttgttttttttttaactgattcatgagagacacaggcagcgggggaagcaggctccctgcggggagcccgatgtgggactcgatcctgggactctgggatcacgacctgagccaaaggcagatgctcaaccgctgagccacccaggtgccccttctgacTTTCGTTTTATAGACAGGAACACCGAGGCTCAAAAATCATAAGCAACATGGCAGAGGTGGCACAGCTAGCATGAAGCAAAGATCAAACATAAACCCTGTTCGTCCTCCACCCGCACCTATTATGATGCTGTTGCCTTTTCCTCGAAAGACTCCCACAGATGCAGTCCATCTGAACATCAGCGCTCTCCACCTCAGAGACGACCTGCACCTTAACTGTCCTGAGCCACAAAGATGTGAAACAAatgcattttgttatttaaaaaaagaaaaaaaatttttttttagagggggagggagagagagaatctcagacgggctccacgcccagcacagagcctcatgtggggctcgatctcatgacccagagatcatgatctgagcctaaattGAGAGttactgattgagccacccaggcaccgcgcCTGAAGACATTTTATGATGCTTCCTCCGCTCTTCATACAGTGTCACCTTCTGGGTCCTCACTGAAAACCATCCGACAACTCCCAGTCATTATGGTATAATGAGCATCCCCTGGACTGGTACTGGATATACCAGCCACTggagccacatgtgactatttaaattaattgaaatttcCCCAGTCACATTCCTCTCATTTCAACAGTGGCACTGGGTAGTGCAGACCTAACGCATTTCTGTTTCTAAGACCACAGCAGGCTTTGTTGGACGGTGCTGTGGGCCTCACACCTTTCCAAATACCTGTGTGTAGCAATGCACGTGGCTCTCACAAAACCCCCCAGGCAGGTCCTCTCAGGGCTCTGCAGGGAACAAACGTGGGTCTCGGTGCAGGGAAAACGGCCGACCCCAGTTTACAACTGCAGGCACCTTGGCAGAAACTCTCTGCTTTGAAATTCTTCTCGGGGGAAAAAAGGGGATAATAAATAACCCACAAAGCAGCGGAGCTCATTTCCCTCTAGTGACGAACGCCGTGCCGAGTCTGTGCACCTCTGCTCTCCTTATGGTGCTGCGGcaggcaggccaggccaggccctgctGTGTGTCCAACCTCTTCTGCCCCCAGCACCACCTCGGCCACATCTTGCCATTAGGATTCCCATTGTGGTTCCATTAAACTTAGCACACTGGGTTCCCACGAGCCACTCAAACACAGAAGTCTCTCTGAGGGAACGGTCTTTGGGCCCCCACCCGGGATGGAGGCCCCAGGGAACCTGGAGCGACCTCaggtgcaggtgggggtgggcggAGGGGCGGCCCAACCACTGGGAAGCCCGGCCTGAGCACCCAGAGGGCCGAGTCCCAGGCCTGAGAAAGGCGAGGAGGGACACAGCATGGCTGCAGCCTCTCAAGAGAACTTCTCTTTCCAGCCAGAGCACGCTCAAGAGCCCCGCTGTCTGTTGGAGGGGCTGCAACGTCAAGGCCCCACGGCAGCTCTGTCACTGCCCCTGCCCAGACTCCAGTTCAACTGCATGCTCGTCGTCACCCCTACCCCATCACCACCCATCACCACCCCGGCAGTCGGTCAGCTGGAAGCTCTCCACTGACCCTGGGGAGAACGTCTGCACTGGGGAAATTTAACACTGACCACACACTGGACAATAGTGAGAAATCATTACTAACTTTTCTAAGCTGTGGTCGTCTTCTGGTTgtgcactttttttaaaagtcccccTCCTTTACAGATACGTAGTGAAATATTGGTAAGTGAAATGTGATGCCTGGGACTCGTTTTGGAATTATGTGGGATGGGAGAAGAGATGAAATGTTTAGGGCCAGGCCATGAGATGGGAATTCCTGAAACTGGGGAGCACGGGGGTTCATTACTGTGCTCTCTACTCGTGCGTATATCTAAAATGTTCCTAATATGCATATAAGAGagaaacagcttaaaaaaaagagggagaaacatCTAATTACAGATGGAGggatacctggggggctcagcggttgagcatctgtgtttggctcagggtgtgatcctagagatctgggattgagtcccatgtcgggctccccacagggagcctgcttctccctctgcttgggtctctgcctctccctgtctctcatgaataaattaaagaatataaataaatggctAATGAGAGTGAACTGAccttttgcctctttttctgAGCTTCAACGACATCTAAAGCACTATTTGCAGCAgaagtgtgcgtgtgtgtgtgaatttataAAAACTACAGAAGGGAAACCCTTACCCCGAGTGTCACCGTGGCAGGGGTGAAGCAAAGCTGGGTTTCCCCAGCAAACCTATGAGACTACCTGAGCCTCTCTCTGGGGAAAAGGTGGAGGGGTCCGGGGTTGGAGGGAGGCACCGAGCCCAGGGCTCAGGAAGGCCCCCCAGCTGGGGTTTACGTGCAGGCAGAGTGAGCCACTCTGGGCAGGCTGGGCGGTCAAGCCGGTGGCCTCATGTGGCCTGGCCCTTTGTGAACCGGAGAGGATTCCGACGTTCTCTCTCCcagcttctttccctctgtcccgtGCTGGCCACAAGCCAGGTGAGGTTTG
The Vulpes lagopus strain Blue_001 chromosome 10, ASM1834538v1, whole genome shotgun sequence genome window above contains:
- the RREB1 gene encoding LOW QUALITY PROTEIN: ras-responsive element-binding protein 1 (The sequence of the model RefSeq protein was modified relative to this genomic sequence to represent the inferred CDS: inserted 1 base in 1 codon) → MTSSSPVGLEGSDLSSVNTMMSAVMSVGKVAENGGSPQSTKSPTKPPGPNRIGRRNQETKEEKSSYNCPLCEKICTTQHQLTMHIRQHNTDTGGADHSCSICGKSLSSASSLDRHMLVHSGERPYKCTVCGQSFTTNGNMHRHMKIHEKDPNSATATAPPSPLKRRRLSSKRKLSHDAESEKEDPAPAKKMVEDGQSGELEKVDEVFHCPICFKEFVCKYGLETHMETHSDNPLRCDICCVTFRTHRGLLRHNALVHKQLPRDAMGRPFIQNNPSIPAGFHDLGFTDFSCRKFPRISQAWCETNLRRCISEQHRFVCDTCDKAFPMLSSLALHRQTHVATDQGRERLPAKTLPGDALDQKAFLALLGLQHTKDVRPAPAEEPLPDDNQAIQLQTLKCQLPQDPGCTNILSLSPFEAASLGGSLTVLPATKESMKHLSLQPFQKGFIIQPDSSIVVKPISGESAIELADIQQILKMAASAPPQISLPPLSKAPAAPLQAIFKHMPPLKPKPLVTPRTVVATSTPPPLLNAQQASPGCISPSLPPPPLKLLKGPMEAASSAHLLQSQAGAQPDTATQLFLQQPRLELPGQAEMKTQLEQDSIIEALLPLSMEAKIKQEITEGDLKAIMTGPGSKKAPAMRKVLYPCRFCNQVFAFSGVLRAHVRSHLGISPYQCNICDYIAADKAALIRHLRTHSGERPYICKICHYPFTVKANCERHLRKKHLKATRKDIEKNIEYVTSSTAEMVDAFCSPDTVCRLCGEDLKHYRALRIHMRTHCGRGLGGCPKGRKPFECKECSAAFSAKRNCIHHILKQHLHVPEHDIESYVLATDGLSPAEAAAEASGRVEDGGGPFGDRKPLAAFLEPQNGFLHGGPAQPLPPHVSVKLEPASNFAVDFNEPLDFSQKGLALVQVKQESAAFLSPASAAPYDCSMEPIDLSIPKNLRKGDKDVGAAGEAKKPEQEPGSGEQPSPCPPPCPPLPVPLGPGGGPEKPVASAASTLEAHAQPLRGSVQLAVPIYSSALVNSSPILGGSTLISSPALLRPLRPKPPLLLPKPPVTEELPPLASIAQIISSVSSAPTLLKAKVADPGPTSAGSPSTAPDSLGSTVPRAATAPANSAGPKESSDPSPPANSPEAASPTEQGPAGSSKKRGRRKGMRSRPRSSSGAVDLDSSGEFASIEKMLATTDTNKFSPFLQTTEDDAQDEVAGAPADHNGPSDEEQGSPPEDKLLRVKRNSYANCLQKINCPHCPRVFPWASSLQRHMLTHTGQKPFPCQKCDAFFSTKSNCERHQLRKHGVTNCSLRRNGLIPQSKESDVGPHDSTDSQSDAETPAAAGGEVLDLTSREREQPAAEGAPPVPTQAREELPAEEVQPGDGQEQAAGDGQEREEQPAGDRDEDADGPEDDTVSNKSLDLNLASRLMGFKLAEGDAGAAGGGGPGPQDHKHACHVCGKSFKFQGTLSRHRKAHGREEPREDGPAASGGGSEGPPSPGPEPDEKPPADASSEEPAAADGVASSASDASGEKPSEEADGAXDGESVAEKRSSERSDDDKKPKTDSPRSTASKADKRKKVCSVCNKRFWSLQDLTRHMRSHTGERPYKCQTCERTFTLKHSLVRHQRVHQKARHAKQHGKDSDKDERGEEDSGSESTHSGNNPVSENEADAAPPASNHVAVTRSRKESLAVATKDPSRREERAALRTAGAGQADAGRSAAKAPPAGSPKEQGSQGDPGPESPPALVQDLPARALLAADGASPLLGVE